A single region of the Candidatus Bathyarchaeia archaeon genome encodes:
- a CDS encoding ABC transporter ATP-binding protein, translated as MNNDLLRAENLGKYFPIKRSFIEVLKKKPQKHLRAVDGVTFNIKEGEILALVGESGCGKTTTGRLILRLIEPTFGRVLFEGKDVLSLNKNELKKFRMRAQIIFQDPYESLNPRMHVYATLSEPLIIHKVVSTEAERLELVMRVMEEVGLTPPEEFLFRFPHQLSGGQRQRVALASALILNPKFIVADEPVSMVDMSMRASILNVFLDMKEKRGMSCLFITHDLAMAKYVSDRIAIMYLGKIVEVGKATEVVDNPLHPYAKALIEAVPSPNPKIKMRNPTIKDEIPSPIDLPPSCRFYNRCSYAKEKCKYSHPDLINVDKEHYVACYLYHDEEEKGTFN; from the coding sequence ATGAACAACGATTTATTGCGAGCGGAAAACTTAGGCAAATATTTTCCGATTAAAAGAAGCTTTATTGAAGTCCTGAAGAAAAAGCCTCAGAAACATCTTCGCGCAGTAGACGGCGTAACATTTAACATAAAAGAGGGAGAGATACTGGCGCTTGTAGGGGAAAGCGGTTGTGGTAAAACGACGACTGGTAGGCTGATTTTAAGGCTGATAGAGCCAACTTTTGGCAGAGTGCTGTTCGAAGGAAAAGATGTACTTTCACTAAACAAGAATGAATTAAAGAAATTTAGGATGAGGGCGCAGATAATATTTCAGGATCCGTACGAATCTCTGAATCCAAGGATGCATGTTTACGCAACGCTTTCTGAACCATTAATAATACATAAAGTGGTTAGCACTGAGGCTGAGAGATTAGAATTAGTTATGAGAGTAATGGAGGAAGTTGGGTTAACACCACCAGAAGAGTTTCTCTTCCGGTTCCCGCATCAACTCTCAGGTGGGCAGAGGCAGAGGGTGGCATTGGCGTCGGCGCTCATTTTAAACCCTAAATTTATAGTGGCTGATGAGCCTGTATCAATGGTAGATATGTCGATGAGGGCGTCGATACTTAACGTATTTTTAGACATGAAGGAGAAGAGGGGGATGAGCTGCCTATTTATAACCCATGATCTAGCCATGGCGAAATATGTGAGTGACAGAATAGCCATAATGTATCTTGGAAAAATAGTTGAAGTTGGAAAAGCAACGGAGGTGGTTGATAACCCATTACATCCTTACGCTAAGGCACTGATCGAAGCTGTTCCATCCCCCAACCCAAAAATTAAAATGAGAAATCCTACGATAAAAGATGAAATCCCCTCACCAATAGACTTGCCTCCCAGCTGCAGGTTCTACAACCGATGCAGTTACGCTAAAGAAAAGTGTAAGTATTCTCACCCAGACCTTATTAATGTAGACAAGGAACATTACGTAGCATGCTATCTATATCATGATGAAGAGGAAAAGGGAACGTTCAATTAA
- a CDS encoding ABC transporter ATP-binding protein, giving the protein MKILEVNNLVMHYKLAMGGWVRAVDDVSFSLNMGDGLGIVGESGCGKTSLGLSILRILPDNAEIKGGEIILNGINILRLPESRFRREIRWKRISMIFQGAMNALNPLYTVGEQIVEAIKLHEKCSNEEAWERARESLEMVGINPNRVNSYPFELSGGMRQRVVIAMALALKPEIVIADEPTTALDVLVQSRVLHLIKRLQEEFNLSLILISHDVSIIAQMVNHVGIMYAGKIVEYGNVENVFLNPRHPYTYALLKAVPDIKGKPRRLEGLSGAPPDLSNPPSGCRFHPRCKFAIEECKTMEPKLIPVGNEHFVACIRADEIESKLG; this is encoded by the coding sequence ATGAAAATACTTGAAGTGAACAACTTAGTGATGCACTATAAACTTGCTATGGGAGGATGGGTGAGAGCCGTAGACGATGTTTCTTTCAGTTTGAATATGGGAGATGGCTTGGGAATAGTTGGGGAATCCGGATGTGGGAAAACGAGCCTAGGTTTATCAATACTTAGGATTTTGCCAGATAACGCGGAGATAAAAGGCGGAGAAATAATTTTGAATGGGATAAATATTTTGAGGCTCCCTGAATCTAGATTCAGGAGAGAGATTAGATGGAAAAGGATAAGCATGATATTTCAGGGGGCAATGAACGCTTTAAATCCGCTTTACACCGTCGGAGAACAAATAGTGGAAGCAATAAAACTGCATGAAAAATGCTCAAACGAGGAAGCTTGGGAGAGGGCTAGAGAATCGCTTGAAATGGTAGGTATAAATCCAAATAGGGTGAACAGCTATCCTTTTGAACTTAGTGGGGGAATGAGGCAAAGAGTTGTGATAGCCATGGCTTTAGCGCTTAAACCCGAAATAGTTATAGCTGATGAGCCGACAACAGCGCTTGATGTTTTAGTTCAAAGCAGAGTGCTCCACTTAATAAAGAGGCTTCAGGAAGAATTCAATTTATCCTTAATATTAATTTCCCATGATGTTTCTATTATAGCGCAAATGGTTAACCATGTTGGAATAATGTATGCTGGGAAAATCGTTGAGTATGGAAATGTAGAAAATGTGTTTTTAAACCCAAGGCATCCCTATACTTATGCATTGTTAAAGGCTGTGCCTGATATAAAAGGTAAACCAAGGAGGTTGGAGGGGTTGTCTGGTGCTCCACCGGATTTATCTAATCCGCCATCAGGATGTAGATTTCACCCCCGCTGTAAATTTGCGATAGAAGAATGTAAGACTATGGAGCCTAAGCTTATACCTGTCGGGAACGAGCATTTTGTTGCATGCATAAGGGCAGATGAGATAGAAAGTAAATTGGGGTAG
- a CDS encoding pyridoxal phosphate-dependent aminotransferase gives MGPAERGLIVGASRNQLRTRHLLKYRGLDDEGISLGLAEIDFDIPEPVKRAIINAVLNGEYHYSPAEGLPDFIQAVVDRWKRFNNVDIKAENILPTVGAMNGIWLASEVCLNPGDEVLIVTPIYGPILNHMASTGAKVIACPARSEDYHIDLKKIEGKISERTKMIAICNPNNPTGAVYTRSELEGLADIARRRKIYVFSDELYDTLTYDGRTHVSIASLPGMEDLTITVNGFTKTYGLSGLRIGYVVASREIIAKMRALNSKIIIHPDVIAQKAAAAAYNECDEWMEALKNHCERMRNMLCDTLNKFKSISCPRSEGTFFAFPNVSKLFKNDVEASSWLEKKYKVRTSAGSMYGEGGEGHLRLNFATTEEIIQEALRRLSEAISEAERNPRL, from the coding sequence ATGGGTCCCGCTGAACGGGGTCTTATAGTAGGGGCTTCGAGAAACCAATTGAGGACAAGACATTTATTGAAGTATCGTGGGCTAGATGACGAGGGGATTAGTTTAGGTTTAGCTGAAATAGATTTCGATATTCCTGAACCTGTTAAAAGGGCGATAATAAATGCCGTGCTGAATGGAGAATATCACTATAGCCCTGCAGAGGGTTTGCCAGACTTCATTCAGGCCGTCGTGGATAGATGGAAGAGATTTAATAATGTTGACATAAAAGCGGAAAATATCCTTCCAACAGTTGGAGCGATGAACGGGATATGGCTTGCCTCCGAAGTCTGCTTAAATCCTGGAGATGAGGTCCTGATTGTTACGCCAATATATGGGCCTATACTCAACCACATGGCTTCCACCGGCGCTAAGGTTATCGCTTGCCCAGCCCGCAGTGAAGATTATCATATCGATCTCAAAAAAATTGAGGGGAAAATTTCTGAGCGGACTAAAATGATAGCGATATGCAACCCCAATAATCCTACGGGAGCCGTTTACACGAGAAGCGAGCTTGAAGGTTTAGCGGACATAGCTAGACGGAGGAAAATTTATGTTTTCTCAGATGAGCTTTACGACACGCTTACCTATGATGGAAGAACACATGTTAGCATTGCTTCTCTGCCAGGCATGGAGGATCTGACTATCACGGTGAACGGTTTCACTAAAACATACGGGCTGTCTGGGTTACGAATTGGATACGTGGTTGCAAGCAGAGAGATCATAGCGAAGATGAGGGCGTTAAATTCGAAGATAATTATTCACCCTGACGTAATCGCCCAGAAGGCTGCGGCAGCCGCCTACAACGAGTGCGATGAATGGATGGAGGCATTAAAAAATCACTGTGAGAGAATGAGAAACATGTTGTGCGACACATTGAATAAATTTAAGAGCATTTCATGTCCAAGATCTGAGGGAACCTTCTTCGCTTTTCCAAACGTATCCAAGCTTTTTAAAAACGATGTTGAAGCATCCTCATGGCTGGAGAAGAAATATAAAGTAAGAACCTCAGCCGGCTCCATGTATGGTGAGGGGGGAGAAGGGCATCTTAGACTAAACTTTGCGACAACCGAAGAAATTATTCAAGAAGCCTTAAGAAGGCTTTCTGAAGCAATATCTGAGGCTGAACGCAACCCTAGATTATGA